Proteins co-encoded in one Juglans regia cultivar Chandler chromosome 16, Walnut 2.0, whole genome shotgun sequence genomic window:
- the LOC109013340 gene encoding embryogenic cell protein 40 encodes MAQILDKDGNRIQLTDEHGNPVRLTDEYGNPVQLKGVAVEPETLAATTEKEITTGGGGGGGAAGEHDDQQEQEQKQQHEEVSRSSSSSSGSYEDDGSQGQGGEGESGEGRRRKKKGLKEKIKEKLTSGKHKDEHSHSNTTEISSTTTTTGSEHQEHEKKSMMEKIKDKLSGHHVS; translated from the exons ATGGCTCAAATACTAGATAAGGATGGCAACCGAATTCAGCTCACCGACGAACATGGCAACCCGGTCCGATTAACTGATGAATATGGGAATCCCGTTCAACTTAAAGGTGTGGCTGTCGAGCCCGAAACGCTAGCTGCAACAACGGAGAAGGAGATTACCacaggtggtggtggtggtggtggtgctgcAGGTGAGCATGATGATCAGCAGGAGCAGGAGCAGAAGCAGCAGCATGAGGAGGTTTCTCGCTCCAGTAGCTCCAGCTCTGGCTCG TATGAGGATGACGGATCACAAGGTCAAGGTGGGGAGGGTGAGAGTGGGGAAGgtagaagaaggaagaagaagggtttaaaggagaaaataaaggaaaagctaACCAGTGGAAAGCACAAGGACGAACACTCGCACTCCAACACCACAGAGATTTCTAGTACAACCACAACCACTGGATCCGAACACCAGGAACATGAGAAGAAAAGTATGATGGAGAAGATCAAGGACAAGTTATCTGGGCATCATGTCAGTTAA